A region of Arabidopsis thaliana chromosome 5, partial sequence DNA encodes the following proteins:
- the CASP5 gene encoding Uncharacterized protein family (UPF0497) (Uncharacterised protein family (UPF0497); CONTAINS InterPro DOMAIN/s: Uncharacterised protein family UPF0497, trans-membrane plant (InterPro:IPR006702), Uncharacterised protein family UPF0497, trans-membrane plant subgroup (InterPro:IPR006459); BEST Arabidopsis thaliana protein match is: Uncharacterised protein family (UPF0497) (TAIR:AT1G14160.1); Has 635 Blast hits to 635 proteins in 21 species: Archae - 0; Bacteria - 0; Metazoa - 0; Fungi - 0; Plants - 635; Viruses - 0; Other Eukaryotes - 0 (source: NCBI BLink).), with protein MKSGQAEIMETSKGIQKSGLMSRRIAILEFILRIVAFFNTIGSAILMGTTHETLPFFTQFIRFQAEYNDLPALTFFVVANAVVSGYLILSLTLAFVHIVKRKTQNTRILLIILDVAMLGLLTSGASSAAAIVYLAHNGNNKTNWFAICQQFNSFCERISGSLIGSFIAIVLLILLILLSAIALSRRH; from the exons atgaagtCCGGTCAGGCTGAAATCATGGAAACAAGCAAAGGTATCCAAAAGAGCGGTCTGATGAGCAGAAGGATCGCGATTCTTGAGTTTATCCTCAGGATTGTTGCATTCTTCAACACTATAGGTAGTGCAATCCTCATGGGAACCACACACGAAACTCTGCCTTTCTTTACTCAATTCATACGGTTCCAAGCAGAATACAACGACCTTCCAGCCTTAAC GTTTTTCGTGGTTGCAAATGCTGTTGTGAGTGGTTACCTCATCTTGTCTCTAACTTTGGCCTTTGTACACATCGTCAAGAGAAAGACTCAGAACACTAGAATTCTTCTTATCATCCTTGATGTG GCAATGTTGGGTCTTCTAACTTCTGGAGCATCCTCAGCAGCAGCCATTGTCTACTTGGCACACAATGGgaacaataaaacaaactgGTTTGCTATTTGTCAACAGTTCAACTCCTTCTGTGAGCGTATCTCCGGTTCTTTGATTGGATCTTTCATTGCCATTGTCCTCCTCATTCTTCTTATTCTCCTATCAGCCATTGCTCTTTCTCGACGCCATTGA
- a CDS encoding Pentatricopeptide repeat (PPR) superfamily protein (Pentatricopeptide repeat (PPR) superfamily protein; CONTAINS InterPro DOMAIN/s: Pentatricopeptide repeat (InterPro:IPR002885); BEST Arabidopsis thaliana protein match is: Pentatricopeptide repeat (PPR) superfamily protein (TAIR:AT5G55840.1); Has 34111 Blast hits to 7189 proteins in 218 species: Archae - 2; Bacteria - 9; Metazoa - 117; Fungi - 126; Plants - 33142; Viruses - 0; Other Eukaryotes - 715 (source: NCBI BLink).) encodes MLNLLSISSSSRLRFLNKVSSLTYHYSFAFFSTSSPASSSSSSLGNDSAIPRNYESSSFNLLSRSKEKRDLTGSSLKDLLFDLSDVVPNITRRFRRFPGLKPEDVLELSLGFESELQRGGIGNIKVQALWEIFRWASVQYQGFKHLPQACEIMASMLIREGMVKEVELLLMEMERHGDTMVNEGIFCDLIGKYVDDFDSRKAVMLFDWMRRKGLVPLTSCYQILIDQLVRVHRTESAYRICLDWVETRAELNHMNIDSIGKVIELLCLDQKVQEARVLARKLVALGCILNSSIYSKITIGYNEKQDFEDLLSFIGEVKYEPDVFVGNRILHSLCRRFGSERAYVYMEELEHLGFKQDEVTFGILIGWCCYEGDIKRAVLYLSEIMSKGYKPDVYSYNAILSGLFRKGLWQHTHCILDEMKENGMMLSLSTFKIMVTGYCKARQFEEAKRIVNKMFGYGLIEASKVEDPLSEAFSLVGFDPLAVRLKRDNDSTFSKAEFFDDLGNGLYLHTDLDAYEQRVNMVLDRSVLPEFNSLIVRASEDGDLQTALRLLDEMARWGQKLSRRSFAVLMRSLCASRAHLRVSISLLEKWPKLAYQLDGETLNFLVQEYCKKGFSRHSKLIFHKMVQMHHPIDNVTYTSLIRCFCKKETLNDLLNVWGAAQNDNWLPDLNDCGDLWNCLVRKGLVEEVVQLFERVFISYPLSQSEACRIFVEKLTVLGFSCIAHSVVKRLEGEGCIVEQEVYNHLIKGLCTEKKDSAAFAILDEMLDKKHIPSLGSCLMLIPRLCRANKAGTAFNLAEQIDSSYVHYALIKGLSLAGKMLDAENQLRIMLSNGLSSYNKIYNVMFQGYCKGNNWMKVEEVLGLMVRKNIICSVKSYREYVRKMCLEPQSLSAISLKEFLLLGESNPGGVIIYNMLIFYMFRAKNHLEVNKVLLEMQGRGVLPDETTFNFLVHGYSSSADYSSSLRYLSAMISKGMKPNNRSLRAVTSSLCDNGDVKKALDLWQVMESKGWNLGSSVVQTKIVETLISKGEIPKAEDFLTRVTRNGMMAPNYDNIIKKLSDRGNLDIAVHLLNTMLKNQSIPGSSSYDSVINGLLRYNQLDKAMDFHTEMVELGLSPSISTWSGLVHKFCEACQVLESERLIKSMVGLGESPSQEMFKTVIDRFRVEKNTVKASEMMEMMQKCGYEVDFETHWSLISNMSSSKEKKTTTAGEGFLSRLLSGNGFTWKR; translated from the coding sequence ATGCTTAATCTTCTCTCCATCAGTAGCTCTTCTCGGCTTCGTTTTCTTAACAAGGTTTCTTCACTCACATATCATTACTCTTTCGCGTTTTTCTCTACTAGCTCACCTGCTtcgtcctcttcttcttccttgggAAATGATTCAGCGATCCCAAGAAATTATGAGTCTTCCTCGTTTAATTTACTTTCGAGGTCGAAGGAGAAGCGTGACCTTACTGGTTCCTCTCTAAAAGACTTGCTTTTTGATTTGTCAGATGTAGTTCCCAATATTACCCGTAGGTTTAGAAGATTTCCGGGCTTGAAACCCGAAGATGTGCTTGAATTATCATTGGGTTTTGAATCTGAGCTTCAGAGAGGTGGAATTGGAAATATAAAGGTTCAAGCTTTATGGGAGATTTTCAGATGGGCTAGTGTGCAATACCAAGGGTTTAAGCATTTACCTCAGGCTTGTGAAATTATGGCGTCGATGCTTATCAGGGAAGGAATGGTTAAGGAAGTTGAATTGTTGCTTATGGAGATGGAGAGACATGGAGACACAATGGTTAACGAGGGGATTTTCTGTGATTTGATTGGTAAATATGTTGATGATTTCGATTCCAGGAAAGCAGTTATGCTGTTTGATTGGATGAGGCGTAAGGGTTTAGTACCTCTAACTTCGTGTTATCAGATTCTAATTGATCAATTGGTTAGAGTTCATAGAACAGAATCAGCTTATAGAATTTGTTTGGATTGGGTGGAGACAAGGGCTGAATTAAATCACATGAACATAGATAGCATCGGGAAAGTTATAGAGTTGCTTTGTTTGGACCAGAAGGTTCAGGAGGCTAGAGTTCTGGCAAGAAAGCTTGTGGCTTTAGGTTGTATCCTGAATAGCTCAATATATAGTAAGATTACTATAGGATACAACGAGAAGCAAGACTTTGAGGATTTGTTGAGTTTCATTGGTGAAGTTAAATATGAACCTGATGTGTTTGTTGGCAATAGGATTCTGCATTCTCTCTGCAGGAGGTTTGGCTCAGAGAGAGCTTATGTATATATGGAGGAACTCGAACACTTGGGTTTTAAACAAGATGAAGTTACCTTTGGTATCTTGATTGGTTGGTGTTGCTATGAAGGAGATATTAAAAGAGCGGTTCTTTATTTATCCGAGATTATGTCAAAGGGTTATAAACCCGATGTGTATAGTTATAATGCTATCCTAAGTGGGCTTTTTAGAAAAGGATTGTGGCAACATACCCATTGTATTCTGGATGAGatgaaggaaaatggaatgaTGCTCAGCTTGTCTACTTTTAAGATAATGGTAACTGGATACTGCAAAGCTAGACAGTTTGAAGAAGCGAAGAGGATTGTCAACAAGATGTTTGGTTATGGGTTAATCGAAGCATCTAAAGTTGAGGATCCACTTTCAGAAGCTTTTAGTTTGGTAGGATTTGATCCGTTAGCTGTTAGATTGAAAAGGGACAATGATTCCACATTTTCCAAAGCTGAGTTCTTTGATGATCTTGGGAATGGGCTATACTTGCACACTGATTTGGATGCTTACGAGCAGAGGGTGAATATGGTACTTGACAGGTCCGTGCTACCGGAGTTTAATTCGCTTATCGTTAGAGCATCTGAGGACGGTGATTTACAAACAGCATTGCGGCTTCTTGATGAAATGGCTCGATGGGGTCAGAAACTATCGCGTCGGAGTTTTGCTGTTTTAATGAGGAGTCTCTGTGCATCGCGTGCCCATCTCAGAGTAAGTATTAGTTTATTGGAAAAATGGCCAAAGCTGGCTTATCAGTTAGATGGAGAAACCCTTAATTTTCTTGTCCAAGAATATTGCAAGAAGGGATTTAGTCGCCATAGCAAACTCATTTTCCataaaatggttcaaatgcATCATCCTATCGATAACGTAACTTACACATCTTTGATACGTTGTTTCTGTAAGAAAGAAACACTCAATGATCTTCTGAATGTCTGGGGTGCTGCCCAGAATGATAACTGGTTACCTGATTTGAACGATTGCGGAGATCTGTGGAACTGTCTTGTCCGGAAAGGATTGGTGGAGGAAGTGGTTCAACTCTTTGAGCGTGTATTCATATCTTATCCTCTATCTCAGTCAGAAGCGTGTAGGATTTTTGTCGAGAAGCTGACAGTTCTTGGGTTTTCTTGTATCGCTCATTCTGTTGTTAAAAGGCTTGAAGGAGAGGGTTGCATTGTGGAACAAGAGGTTTACAATCATCTTATCAAAGGACTCTGCACGGAAAAGAAGGATTCAGCTGCATTTGCTATACTCGATGAAATGCTAGACAAGAAACACATTCCAAGTTTGGGAAGTTGTTTGATGTTGATTCCTCGGCTTTGTAGAGCTAACAAAGCAGGAACAGCATTTAATTTAGCAGAGCAAATAGATTCATCCTATGTACACTATGCTTTGATAAAAGGATTAAGCTTAGCTGGGAAAATGCTCGATGCAGAAAATCAGTTACGTATAATGTTATCAAACGGGCTTTCATCGTATAACAAAATCTACAATGTGATGTTTCAAGGTTATTGTAAAGGTAACAACTGGATGAAAGTTGAGGAAGTACTAGGACTCATGGTGAGGAAGAACATAATCTGTTCAGTTAAGAGTTACAGAGAATATGTTCGAAAAATGTGTTTAGAGCCTCAGTCTCTCTCTGCAATTAGTCTGAAGGAGTTTCTGTTGCTAGGAGAAAGCAATCCTGGTGGCGTAATCATCTATAATATGCTGATTTTCTATATGTTCAGGGCAAAGAATCACTTGGAGGTTAACAAAGTCTTGCTCGAAATGCAGGGAAGAGGAGTGTTGCCTGATGAAACCACATTTAACTTTCTCGTTCACGGATACTCTTCGTCTGCAGATTATTCGAGTTCTCTGCGATATCTCTCAGCTATGATCTCCAAGGGGATGAAACCGAATAATCGAAGCTTAAGAGCGGTTACAAGCTCTCTGTGTGATAATGGAGATGTGAAGAAAGCTCTTGACTTGTGGCAGGTAATGGAATCAAAAGGCTGGAATTTAGGTTCTTCAGTTGTCCAAACCAAAATCGTCGAAACCCTGATTTCGAAAGGCGAAATTCCAAAAGCTGAAGACTTTCTGACCCGTGTGACACGCAATGGCATGATGGCTCCCAACTATGATAATATAATCAAGAAACTATCTGATCGCGGGAATCTTGACATTGCGGTTCATCTCTTGAACACAATGTTAAAGAACCAAAGCATTCCGGGTTCTTCAAGCTATGATTCAGTCATCAATGGCTTGCTGAGATACAATCAACTGGATAAAGCTATGGACTTTCATACAGAAATGGTGGAGTTAGGTTTAAGTCCGAGCATAAGTACATGGAGTGGTCTTGTTCATAAGTTCTGTGAGGCATGTCAAGTTTTGGAATCAGAAAGACTTATCAAATCAATGGTTGGGTTAGGCGAATCACCGAGTCAAGAGATGTTTAAGACTGTGATTGATCGGTTTCGAGTAGAGAAGAATACAGTGAAAGCTTCAGAGATGATGGAAATGATGCAAAAGTGTGGGTATGAAGTTGATTTTGAGACTCATTGGTCTTTGATTAGTAACATGAGCTCTtctaaagagaagaagacaacaacagCTGGTGAAGGATTCTTATCTAGGCTTCTCTCTGGGAATGGGTTTACTTGGAAGCGATGA
- a CDS encoding Pentatricopeptide repeat (PPR) superfamily protein (Pentatricopeptide repeat (PPR) superfamily protein; CONTAINS InterPro DOMAIN/s: Pentatricopeptide repeat (InterPro:IPR002885); BEST Arabidopsis thaliana protein match is: Tetratricopeptide repeat (TPR)-like superfamily protein (TAIR:AT3G29230.1); Has 37071 Blast hits to 13818 proteins in 252 species: Archae - 0; Bacteria - 21; Metazoa - 136; Fungi - 146; Plants - 36104; Viruses - 0; Other Eukaryotes - 664 (source: NCBI BLink).), producing MIRRQTNDRTTNRRRPKLWQNCKNIRTLKQIHASMVVNGLMSNLSVVGELIYSASLSVPGALKYAHKLFDEIPKPDVSICNHVLRGSAQSMKPEKTVSLYTEMEKRGVSPDRYTFTFVLKACSKLEWRSNGFAFHGKVVRHGFVLNEYVKNALILFHANCGDLGIASELFDDSAKAHKVAWSSMTSGYAKRGKIDEAMRLFDEMPYKDQVAWNVMITGCLKCKEMDSARELFDRFTEKDVVTWNAMISGYVNCGYPKEALGIFKEMRDAGEHPDVVTILSLLSACAVLGDLETGKRLHIYILETASVSSSIYVGTPIWNALIDMYAKCGSIDRAIEVFRGVKDRDLSTWNTLIVGLALHHAEGSIEMFEEMQRLKVWPNEVTFIGVILACSHSGRVDEGRKYFSLMRDMYNIEPNIKHYGCMVDMLGRAGQLEEAFMFVESMKIEPNAIVWRTLLGACKIYGNVELGKYANEKLLSMRKDESGDYVLLSNIYASTGQWDGVQKVRKMFDDTRVKKPTGVSLIEEDDDKLMMRYLLSSEPESRSRGRIN from the coding sequence ATGATCAGGAGACAAACAAACGACCGAACCACCAATCGCCGTCGTCCGAAACTATGGCAAAACTGCAAAAATATCCGAACTTTGAAGCAAATTCATGCTTCTATGGTTGTTAATGGACTCATGTCTAATCTTTCTGTTGTTGGTGAGCTAATTTACTCAGCTTCTTTGTCGGTTCCTGGTGCGCTTAAGTATGCACACAAGTTGTTCGACGAAATTCCTAAACCAGACGTATCTATTTGTAACCATGTTTTGCGTGGCTCTGCTCAGAGCATGAAACCTGAAAAAACGGTTTCTTTGTATACTGAGATGGAGAAACGAGGTGTGTCGCCTGATAGGTATACGTTTACGTTTGTTCTCAAGGCGTGTTCGAAGCTTGAGTGGAGAAGTAATGGTTTTGCGTTTCATGGGAAAGTGGTGAGACATGGGTTTGTGTTGAATGAGTATGTTAAGAATGCTTTGATCCTTTTTCATGCTAATTGTGGAGATTTGGGAATTGCAAGTGAGCTTTTTGATGATTCTGCGAAAGCTCATAAGGTTGCTTGGTCTTCTATGACTTCTGGGTATGCTAAGAGAGGGAAGATTGATGAGGCGATGAGGCTTTTTGATGAAATGCCTTACAAAGATCAGGTAGCTTGGAATGTGATGATTACTGGTTGTTTGAAATGTAAGGAGATGGATTCAGCAAGAGAGCTCTTTGATAGGTTTACAGAGAAAGATGTTGTTACTTGGAATGCGATGATCTCTGGATATGTAAATTGCGGGTACCCTAAAGAAGCGCTAGGTATATTCAAGGAGATGAGGGATGCTGGTGAACACCCAGATGTTGTGACAATACTGAGTTTGTTATCTGCTTGTGCAGTCTTAGGAGATTTGGAAACTGGGAAGAGACTTCATATCTATATCTTGGAAACGGCTTCTGTTTCGAGTTCCATATATGTGGGCACTCCTATTTGGAATGCTCTAATTGACATGTATGCAAAGTGTGGAAGCATAGATAGAGCAATTGAAGTGTTCAGAGGAGTGAAAGATCGGGACTTGTCAACATGGAATACTTTGATAGTTGGTTTGGCTTTGCATCATGCAGAGGGATCAATTGAAATGTTCGAAGAAATGCAAAGATTGAAAGTCTGGCCAAATGAGGTGACTTTCATTGGAGTTATATTAGCTTGCAGCCATTCGGGGAGAGTTGATGAAGGGCGTAAGTATTTCAGCCTTATGAGGGATATGTATAATATTGAACCAAACATAAAGCATTATGGTTGTATGGTAGACATGTTGGGACGAGCAGGGCAATTAGAGGAAGCATTCATGTTTGTGGAGTCTATGAAGATTGAGCCTAACGCTATTGTATGGCGAACGCTATTAGGTGCATGTAAGATTTATGGGAATGTCGAGTTAGGGAAGTATGCAAATGAGAAACTGCTCAGTATGAGAAAGGACGAGAGTGGTGATTATGTGTTGCTATCCAACATATATGCTTCCACAGGTCAGTGGGACGGGGTGCAGAAAGTAAGGAAGATGTTTGATGATACAAGAGTGAAAAAACCGACTGGCGTTAGCTTGATCGAGGAAGATGACGACAAATTGATGATGAGATATTTACTTTCGTCAGAACCTGAGTCAAGATCAAGAGGTCGGATTAATTAA